A stretch of the Neisseria sp. DTU_2020_1000833_1_SI_GRL_NUU_006 genome encodes the following:
- the pyrC gene encoding dihydroorotase, whose amino-acid sequence MQTLTIIRPDDMHLHLRDGDALKAVAPYTARQMGRAVIMPNLKPPVVSVADALAYKARIMAALPEGSAFEPLMTLYLTDQATPELVREAKAAGIVAFKLYPAGATTNSDSGVTDLFKLIPVLEEMAKQGILFLVHGEVTDSEIDIFDREAAFIERVMKPVLAQVPNLKVVFEHITTAEAARLVLEAGDNVAASVTPQHLLLNRNDLLVGGVRPHHFCLPVLKRETHRQALVAAVTGEKAHKFFLGTDSAPHAKSAKENACGCAGMFSAMTAIELYAEVFEKAGALDKLEAFASKNGARFYGIPENADTITLVKQSQTVPASVPYGDGELVPMRAGGEIGWTVKY is encoded by the coding sequence ATGCAAACCCTGACCATCATCCGCCCCGACGATATGCACCTGCACCTGCGCGACGGCGACGCGCTCAAAGCCGTTGCCCCCTATACCGCCCGCCAGATGGGGCGCGCCGTCATCATGCCCAACCTCAAGCCGCCCGTCGTCAGCGTAGCCGACGCGCTTGCCTACAAAGCGCGCATCATGGCGGCATTGCCCGAAGGCAGCGCGTTTGAGCCGTTGATGACGCTCTACCTGACCGACCAAGCCACGCCCGAGCTGGTGCGCGAAGCCAAAGCCGCCGGCATCGTCGCCTTCAAACTCTACCCCGCAGGCGCAACGACCAATTCCGATTCCGGCGTAACCGACCTGTTCAAACTCATTCCCGTTTTGGAAGAAATGGCAAAACAAGGCATCCTGTTCCTCGTTCACGGCGAAGTAACCGACTCCGAAATCGACATTTTCGACCGCGAAGCCGCCTTTATCGAGCGCGTGATGAAACCCGTTTTGGCGCAAGTGCCGAATCTCAAAGTCGTGTTCGAACACATCACCACCGCCGAAGCCGCCCGCCTGGTTTTGGAAGCAGGCGACAACGTTGCCGCCTCAGTTACCCCGCAACACCTCCTGCTCAACCGCAACGACCTCTTGGTCGGCGGCGTACGCCCCCATCATTTCTGCCTGCCCGTACTCAAACGCGAAACCCACCGTCAGGCATTGGTTGCCGCCGTTACCGGTGAGAAGGCGCATAAATTCTTCCTCGGCACCGACTCCGCGCCGCACGCCAAGTCCGCCAAAGAAAACGCCTGCGGCTGCGCCGGTATGTTCAGCGCCATGACCGCCATCGAGCTTTACGCCGAAGTGTTTGAAAAAGCAGGCGCATTGGACAAACTCGAAGCCTTCGCCTCGAAAAACGGCGCAAGGTTCTACGGCATTCCCGAAAACGCCGACACGATCACCCTCGTCAAACAAAGCCAAACCGTCCCCGCAAGCGTCCCCTACGGCGACGGCGAACTCGTCCCAATGCGCGCGGGCGGCGAGATAGGCTGGACAGTCAAATATTGA